One segment of Anastrepha obliqua isolate idAnaObli1 chromosome 3, idAnaObli1_1.0, whole genome shotgun sequence DNA contains the following:
- the LOC129240158 gene encoding ubiquitin carboxyl-terminal hydrolase 47 isoform X1, translating into MDNNDCSNMVQLDQEKSTQCVVHDLTPGSEQKKINIVVRSQSTIEKVFRNISTQYPYEAYDLVLQPKDKENPLIHLNVRQSELLFSIPGFVPQEKNILVLLPSGVWDGNIKKRFDFAKTVTKKKCISKSTKMSTTKTPTANATAHDSAPTELKVSTPATITNGVDSISTFNSTMNGDKEFRVDNASHEQEHTDVMANNNQNESLLKNNVVSKLDDDAVSSTIAEKTSPMHTATAIANTRTTNTTSNVHSLKLSPLSDPELLSDDDLALGASASPTETEPFGGDGLLKLRSTSPRSPKFGPLTESEMYQQMTLERDFIRLDRKLQPTSASASTITTTASAATTMSTMSTGGANGYVGLVNQAMTCYLNSLLQALFMTPEFRNALYRWEFDNDNEAKNIPYQLQKLFLNLQTSKKSAVETTDLTRSFGWDSTEAWQQHDIQELCRVMFDALEHKFKNTKQINLIASLYEGKMIDYVKCLECNTEKTRADTFLDIPLPVRPFGSTVAYGSIEEALRAFVQPETLDGNNQYFCEKCNKKCDAHKGLKFKNFPYILTLHLKRFDFDYQTMHRIKLNDKVTFPQTLNLNSFINPADQESQARGTSIAANVGTSVGNATPSGFLPNSAIAANDDCSTTDSGSAMEEDLCCSGTATASSSQHENDMNDDDEGIDMSTSTDHRITSSNASVEQRIKHNTGPYLYELFAIMIHSGSASGGHYYAYIKEFDNNEWYCFNDQTVSPITEEDIEKSFGGGSSRAYYSSVYSSSTNAYMLMYRQIDPQRNEHATKATDFPEHINHLLPQLHQEEETRVTRSSGRHGVVVSDLSVQELVKPRVNFYNPELKKMKSTRVYVSNFNVNSVLESAYQMLNVEKFAPLSRCRLVVYDDMGEQICQSLEHISDPSLTELRRQMDGTLEFLIETKQEGQDFEIYKPGGVTWNVYIVNVWKMQLDGPHLVYAPTRDANSALLHSIAVRLNLNENQLLLATVKTDAFVALDSAPPNSDSLEGMQHQVITQEDLQEIAQEQFRGLTYVYLNVPNTDPSTLEILGIPALETPTIEINTDVVDAVQMNSNAMHTINSSFGENTSNLSQKNCQSSGNSRESPLLPATSTLTGQESNSEDSSLSDGDRTLVESMNNRCGGDSQISSTSNSPYLSSPEDDAYNKANSLKRIHDLFQMAPDRTMETASQSRNNNTPQFFYAEKINAVDPSTISSSIHSSSANDPNEELARKPTHSYKIIVDPHMKMSTFTRHVESLIGISSNYFKLQHKYEVIDLMSTVLFVSMGETLSIELGKKLQPDEHKAKISFMRLSELDNDTGKLPCICEWVYKASMTVGEAKKELIAKLHRIDAKYKTLLLNNCRLWLKGGRNPIKIMSDDETLGTDLRSSVAAEFLVQECEDGVNPQVGEDSLTIFVRRWYADKLQLDKFQEITLEKNNEIREELAKITDIRQEHIAYSKINGSFPCTNISLLSINSTLSWFSIPATLDKYPLTTTVNGNVYFYKDVTKAPKEPTTEERRELSAREKLRLDRLGCMSTSLYSPRRERALKIYLDSPQSNNNSSTTTTSSSASTVIGAPAAQSAED; encoded by the exons ATAACAACGATTGCAGCAATATGGTCCAATTGGATCAAGAGAAGAGCACACAGTGTGTAGTGCATGATCTTACGCCCGGTTCAGagcagaagaaaataaatattgtagtgCGCTCGCAGTCCACCATTGAGAAGGTGTTTCGTAATATAAGTACGCAGTATCCCTACGAGGCATATGATTTAGTGCTGCAGCCAAAGGATAAGGAAAATCCACTG ATTCATTTGAATGTGCGTCAGTCAGAGCTTCTTTTCAGCATACCCGGCTTTGTACCacaggaaaaaaatattcttgtttTACTGCCCTCTGGCGTTTGGgatggaaatattaaaaaacgcttTGATTTTGCTAAAACAGTGAccaaaaagaaatgcatttcaAAGTCAACAAAAATGTCTACAACGAAGACGCCCACAGCTAATGCTACTGCACACGATTCTGCTCCAACCGAACTTAAAGTTAGTACGCCAGCAACTATTACAAATGGTGTTGATTCCATCTCCACTTTTAACAGCACAATGAACGGTGATAAGGAATTTAGAGTGGACAACGCTAGCCACGAGCAAGAACATACCGATGTCATGGCCAATAACAATCAGAATGAGagcttattaaaaaataatgtggtGAGCAAATTGGATGATGATGCTGTTTCATCAACCATAGCCGAGAAGACATCACCTATGCATACAGCGACTGCCATAGCTAATACAAGAACCACTAACACCACCTCGAATGTACACTCATTGAAATTGAGTCCTCTTTCTGATCCAGAGCTTTTATCTGACGATGATTTGGCGCTTGGTGCATCTGCTAGCCCCACCGAGACAGAACCTTTTGGGGGTGATGGCTTGCTTAAACTCCGCAGCACATCACCACGAAGCCCTAAATTCGGTCCACTTACTGAAAGTGAAATGTACCAGCAGATGACACTTGAACGTGATTTCATACGGTTAGACAGAAAGCTACAACCGACATCTGCTTCTGCGTCTACCATCACAACAACTGCATCTGCCGCGACCACCATGTCGACAATGAGTACGGGTGGAGCAAATGGATATGTGGGTTTGGTGAATCAAGCCATGACATGTTACTTGAACAGCCTGCTTCAAGCACTCTTCATGACGCCAGAATTTCGCAATGCACTCTATCGTTGGGAGTTCGATAACGACAACgaagcaaaaaatattccttATCAGCTCCAgaaactttttctcaatttgcaGACCTCAAAGAAATCTGCTGTAGAAACGACAGATCTGACGCGCAGTTTTGGATGGGACTCAACTGAAGCATGGCAGCAACATGACATACAAGAATTGTGCCGAGTTATGTTTGATGCGCTAGAACATAAATTCAAGAATACCAAACAAATAAATCTAATCGCGAGCTTATATGAGGGAAAAATGATCGATTATGTGAAGTGTCTGGAGTGTAATACGGAGAAAACACGCGCCGACACCTTTCTCGATATACCGCTTCCAGTTCGTCCATTTGGCAGCACTGTCGCTTATGGAAGCATCGAAGAAGCGTTGCGTGCTTTCGTTCAACCAGAAACTCTTGATggcaataatcaatatttttgtgagaaatgcaataaaaaatgtgatgcTCACAAAGGTTTGAAGTTTAAAAACTTTCCTTACATATTGACTCTTCATCTGAAacgctttgactttgactaccAAACCATGCATCGCATAAAATTGAATGACAA aGTCACTTTCCCGCAAACACTGAATTTGAATAGCTTCATCAATCCTGCCGATCAGGAAAGCCAAGCACGTGGCACTTCCATAGCCGCCAATGTGGGCACCTCTGTTGGTAACGCTACACCCAGTGGGTTTTTGCCGAATAGTGCAATTGCCGCTAATGACGATTGCAGCACTACTGACAGTGGCTCTGCCATGGAGGAAGATTTGTGTTGCAGTGGCACTGCTACTGCCAGTTCTAGccagcatgaaaatgatatgaatgatgatgatgaaggcATAGATATGAGCACCAGCACAGATCACCGTATTACTAGTAGCAATGCCAGCGTTGAACAGCGTATAAAACATAATACCGGACCATATTTGTACGAGTTATTCGCTATAATGATACATTCGGGTAGTGCTTCAGGCGGTCACTATTACGCTTATATAAAGGAATTCGACAACAATGAATGGTACTGCTTCAATGATCAGACTGTATCACCG ATCACCGAGGAGGATATAGAGAAGTCATTTGGTGGTGGCTCCAGTCGCGCGTATTACTCAAGCGTTTATAGTTCAAGCACAAATGCATATATGTTAATGTACCGCCAAATAGATCCACAACGCAACGAACATGCGACTAAAGCGACCGACTTCCCCGAGCATATCAACCATTTGCTGCCGCAACTCCACCAGGAGGAAGAAACACGAGTTACGCGCAGCTCTGGTCGTCACGGAGTTGTCGTCTCAGATTTGTCCGTTCAGGAATTAGTGAAGCCGCGCGTCAATTTCTATAACCCTGAATTGAAAAAGATGAAATCAACGCGGGTTTATGTAAGTAACTTTAATGTGAACTCGGTCTTGGAGTCGGCCTATCAAATGTTGAATGTGGAGAAATTTGCGCCACTGTCACGTTGTCGCCTCGTTGTTTACGACGATATGGGAGAACAGATTTGCCAATCTTTGGAACATATCAGCGATCCATCACTGACCGAATTACGTCGACAAATGGATGGGACATTGGAATTTTTGATAGAAACAAAACAAGAAGGACAGGACTTTGAGATTTACAAACCAGGCGGTGTCACTTGGAATGTATATATAGTGAATGTGTGGAAGATGCAACTTGATGGCCCTCATCTTGTATATGCGCCTACAAGAGACGCCAACTCGGCACTCTTGCACTCGATCGCAGTTCGccttaatttgaatgaaaatcaaTTGTTATTAGCCACAGTGAAGACTGACGCTTTTGTTGCGCTGGATTCTGCGCCACCAAATAGTGATTCACTGGAGGGTATGCAACACCAAGTTATAACACAGGAAGACTTGCAGGAAATCGCACAAGAACAATTTAGGGGCTTAACATATGTTTACCTTAATGTGCCCAATACGGATCCAAGTACTTTGGAAATCTTAGGCATACCCGCTCTAGAGACGCCCACAATTGAG ATCAACACTGATGTTGTGGATGCAGTGCAAATGAATTCAAATGCGATGCACACCATTAATTCCTCCTTTGGTGAAAACACGTCAAACCTTTCGCAAAAGAACTGTCAGTCCTCCGGAAACTCACGCGAATCACCTCTCCTTCCCGCTACTTCTACGTTGACAGGCCAGGAATCTAACTCTGAAGACAGCAGTTTAAGTGACGGCGATCGCACACTTGTCGAATCGATGAACAATCGTTGCGGTGGTGACAGTCAAATTTCATCCACCAGTAATTCACCTTATCTGTCCAGCCCTGAGGATGATGCGTACAATAAAGCCAATTCGCTGAAACGCATTCACGACCTCTTCCAAATGGCACCCGATCGCACAATGGAGACTGCTTCGCAGTCACGCAACAATAATACGCCACAATTCTTCTATGCGGAAAAAATCAATGCGGTTGACCCCAGCACAATCTCATCAAGTATCCACAGCAGTAGCGCAAACGATCCAAACGAGGAGTTGGCACGCAAGCCGACACACTCGTATAAAATCATAGTAGATCCGCACATGAAGATGTCAACGTTTACGCGGCATGTTGAATCTCTGATTGGTATTTCGTCGAACTATTTCAAGTTACAACACAAATACGAAGTCATCGATCTAATGTCCACAGTGCTCTTCGTAAGTATGGGCGAAACGTTGAGCATTGAGCTGGGGAAAAAACTGCAACCGGATGAACACAAAGCGAAGATCTCATTTATGCGCCTGTCAGAACTAGACAATGATACTGGTAAGTTGCCCTGTATTTGTGAATGGGTCTATAAAGCCAGCATGACGGTTGGCGAGGCAAAAAAAGAACTAATAGCGAAGTTGCATCGCATTGATGCTAAATACAAAACGCTTCTGTTGAATAATTGCCGCCTGTGGCTGAAAGGTGGGCGCAATCCTATTAAAATCATGAGCGACGACGAAACATTAGGGACTGATCTGCGCTCATCGGTGGCAGCGGAG TTCCTCGTTCAAGAGTGTGAGGATGGTGTAAATCCACAAGTTGGCGAGGACAGTCTTACCATTTTTGTAAGGCGTTGGTATGCGGATAAGTTGCAATTGGATAAATTCCAGGAAATCACACTAGAAA aaaataatgaaataagagaGGAGTTGGCCAAAATCACCGACATCCGACAAGAGCATATAGCCTACAGTAAG ATAAATGGTTCTTTCCCGTGCACAAACATTTCTTTGTTGAGTATCAACAGCACGCTTAGTTGGTTCTCGATACCAGCAACATTGGACAAATATCCACTAACCACAACAGTAAATGGAAATGTCTACTTTTACAA AGATGTTACCAAAGCACCCAAAGAACCGACTACCGAAGAGAGGCGCGAACTGAGCGCCCGCGAGAAGCTGCGTCTTGATCGTTTAGGCTGCATGTCAACGTCACTATATTCACCGCGACGCGAGCGTGCTCTTAAAATATATCTTGATTCGCCACAATCCAACAACAACAGTAGTACAACGACGACGTCTTCATCTGCGTCGACAGTAATAGGGGCGCCAGCAGCACAATCGGCGGAAGATTAA
- the LOC129240158 gene encoding ubiquitin carboxyl-terminal hydrolase 47 isoform X2 gives MVQLDQEKSTQCVVHDLTPGSEQKKINIVVRSQSTIEKVFRNISTQYPYEAYDLVLQPKDKENPLIHLNVRQSELLFSIPGFVPQEKNILVLLPSGVWDGNIKKRFDFAKTVTKKKCISKSTKMSTTKTPTANATAHDSAPTELKVSTPATITNGVDSISTFNSTMNGDKEFRVDNASHEQEHTDVMANNNQNESLLKNNVVSKLDDDAVSSTIAEKTSPMHTATAIANTRTTNTTSNVHSLKLSPLSDPELLSDDDLALGASASPTETEPFGGDGLLKLRSTSPRSPKFGPLTESEMYQQMTLERDFIRLDRKLQPTSASASTITTTASAATTMSTMSTGGANGYVGLVNQAMTCYLNSLLQALFMTPEFRNALYRWEFDNDNEAKNIPYQLQKLFLNLQTSKKSAVETTDLTRSFGWDSTEAWQQHDIQELCRVMFDALEHKFKNTKQINLIASLYEGKMIDYVKCLECNTEKTRADTFLDIPLPVRPFGSTVAYGSIEEALRAFVQPETLDGNNQYFCEKCNKKCDAHKGLKFKNFPYILTLHLKRFDFDYQTMHRIKLNDKVTFPQTLNLNSFINPADQESQARGTSIAANVGTSVGNATPSGFLPNSAIAANDDCSTTDSGSAMEEDLCCSGTATASSSQHENDMNDDDEGIDMSTSTDHRITSSNASVEQRIKHNTGPYLYELFAIMIHSGSASGGHYYAYIKEFDNNEWYCFNDQTVSPITEEDIEKSFGGGSSRAYYSSVYSSSTNAYMLMYRQIDPQRNEHATKATDFPEHINHLLPQLHQEEETRVTRSSGRHGVVVSDLSVQELVKPRVNFYNPELKKMKSTRVYVSNFNVNSVLESAYQMLNVEKFAPLSRCRLVVYDDMGEQICQSLEHISDPSLTELRRQMDGTLEFLIETKQEGQDFEIYKPGGVTWNVYIVNVWKMQLDGPHLVYAPTRDANSALLHSIAVRLNLNENQLLLATVKTDAFVALDSAPPNSDSLEGMQHQVITQEDLQEIAQEQFRGLTYVYLNVPNTDPSTLEILGIPALETPTIEINTDVVDAVQMNSNAMHTINSSFGENTSNLSQKNCQSSGNSRESPLLPATSTLTGQESNSEDSSLSDGDRTLVESMNNRCGGDSQISSTSNSPYLSSPEDDAYNKANSLKRIHDLFQMAPDRTMETASQSRNNNTPQFFYAEKINAVDPSTISSSIHSSSANDPNEELARKPTHSYKIIVDPHMKMSTFTRHVESLIGISSNYFKLQHKYEVIDLMSTVLFVSMGETLSIELGKKLQPDEHKAKISFMRLSELDNDTGKLPCICEWVYKASMTVGEAKKELIAKLHRIDAKYKTLLLNNCRLWLKGGRNPIKIMSDDETLGTDLRSSVAAEFLVQECEDGVNPQVGEDSLTIFVRRWYADKLQLDKFQEITLEKNNEIREELAKITDIRQEHIAYSKINGSFPCTNISLLSINSTLSWFSIPATLDKYPLTTTVNGNVYFYKDVTKAPKEPTTEERRELSAREKLRLDRLGCMSTSLYSPRRERALKIYLDSPQSNNNSSTTTTSSSASTVIGAPAAQSAED, from the exons ATGGTCCAATTGGATCAAGAGAAGAGCACACAGTGTGTAGTGCATGATCTTACGCCCGGTTCAGagcagaagaaaataaatattgtagtgCGCTCGCAGTCCACCATTGAGAAGGTGTTTCGTAATATAAGTACGCAGTATCCCTACGAGGCATATGATTTAGTGCTGCAGCCAAAGGATAAGGAAAATCCACTG ATTCATTTGAATGTGCGTCAGTCAGAGCTTCTTTTCAGCATACCCGGCTTTGTACCacaggaaaaaaatattcttgtttTACTGCCCTCTGGCGTTTGGgatggaaatattaaaaaacgcttTGATTTTGCTAAAACAGTGAccaaaaagaaatgcatttcaAAGTCAACAAAAATGTCTACAACGAAGACGCCCACAGCTAATGCTACTGCACACGATTCTGCTCCAACCGAACTTAAAGTTAGTACGCCAGCAACTATTACAAATGGTGTTGATTCCATCTCCACTTTTAACAGCACAATGAACGGTGATAAGGAATTTAGAGTGGACAACGCTAGCCACGAGCAAGAACATACCGATGTCATGGCCAATAACAATCAGAATGAGagcttattaaaaaataatgtggtGAGCAAATTGGATGATGATGCTGTTTCATCAACCATAGCCGAGAAGACATCACCTATGCATACAGCGACTGCCATAGCTAATACAAGAACCACTAACACCACCTCGAATGTACACTCATTGAAATTGAGTCCTCTTTCTGATCCAGAGCTTTTATCTGACGATGATTTGGCGCTTGGTGCATCTGCTAGCCCCACCGAGACAGAACCTTTTGGGGGTGATGGCTTGCTTAAACTCCGCAGCACATCACCACGAAGCCCTAAATTCGGTCCACTTACTGAAAGTGAAATGTACCAGCAGATGACACTTGAACGTGATTTCATACGGTTAGACAGAAAGCTACAACCGACATCTGCTTCTGCGTCTACCATCACAACAACTGCATCTGCCGCGACCACCATGTCGACAATGAGTACGGGTGGAGCAAATGGATATGTGGGTTTGGTGAATCAAGCCATGACATGTTACTTGAACAGCCTGCTTCAAGCACTCTTCATGACGCCAGAATTTCGCAATGCACTCTATCGTTGGGAGTTCGATAACGACAACgaagcaaaaaatattccttATCAGCTCCAgaaactttttctcaatttgcaGACCTCAAAGAAATCTGCTGTAGAAACGACAGATCTGACGCGCAGTTTTGGATGGGACTCAACTGAAGCATGGCAGCAACATGACATACAAGAATTGTGCCGAGTTATGTTTGATGCGCTAGAACATAAATTCAAGAATACCAAACAAATAAATCTAATCGCGAGCTTATATGAGGGAAAAATGATCGATTATGTGAAGTGTCTGGAGTGTAATACGGAGAAAACACGCGCCGACACCTTTCTCGATATACCGCTTCCAGTTCGTCCATTTGGCAGCACTGTCGCTTATGGAAGCATCGAAGAAGCGTTGCGTGCTTTCGTTCAACCAGAAACTCTTGATggcaataatcaatatttttgtgagaaatgcaataaaaaatgtgatgcTCACAAAGGTTTGAAGTTTAAAAACTTTCCTTACATATTGACTCTTCATCTGAAacgctttgactttgactaccAAACCATGCATCGCATAAAATTGAATGACAA aGTCACTTTCCCGCAAACACTGAATTTGAATAGCTTCATCAATCCTGCCGATCAGGAAAGCCAAGCACGTGGCACTTCCATAGCCGCCAATGTGGGCACCTCTGTTGGTAACGCTACACCCAGTGGGTTTTTGCCGAATAGTGCAATTGCCGCTAATGACGATTGCAGCACTACTGACAGTGGCTCTGCCATGGAGGAAGATTTGTGTTGCAGTGGCACTGCTACTGCCAGTTCTAGccagcatgaaaatgatatgaatgatgatgatgaaggcATAGATATGAGCACCAGCACAGATCACCGTATTACTAGTAGCAATGCCAGCGTTGAACAGCGTATAAAACATAATACCGGACCATATTTGTACGAGTTATTCGCTATAATGATACATTCGGGTAGTGCTTCAGGCGGTCACTATTACGCTTATATAAAGGAATTCGACAACAATGAATGGTACTGCTTCAATGATCAGACTGTATCACCG ATCACCGAGGAGGATATAGAGAAGTCATTTGGTGGTGGCTCCAGTCGCGCGTATTACTCAAGCGTTTATAGTTCAAGCACAAATGCATATATGTTAATGTACCGCCAAATAGATCCACAACGCAACGAACATGCGACTAAAGCGACCGACTTCCCCGAGCATATCAACCATTTGCTGCCGCAACTCCACCAGGAGGAAGAAACACGAGTTACGCGCAGCTCTGGTCGTCACGGAGTTGTCGTCTCAGATTTGTCCGTTCAGGAATTAGTGAAGCCGCGCGTCAATTTCTATAACCCTGAATTGAAAAAGATGAAATCAACGCGGGTTTATGTAAGTAACTTTAATGTGAACTCGGTCTTGGAGTCGGCCTATCAAATGTTGAATGTGGAGAAATTTGCGCCACTGTCACGTTGTCGCCTCGTTGTTTACGACGATATGGGAGAACAGATTTGCCAATCTTTGGAACATATCAGCGATCCATCACTGACCGAATTACGTCGACAAATGGATGGGACATTGGAATTTTTGATAGAAACAAAACAAGAAGGACAGGACTTTGAGATTTACAAACCAGGCGGTGTCACTTGGAATGTATATATAGTGAATGTGTGGAAGATGCAACTTGATGGCCCTCATCTTGTATATGCGCCTACAAGAGACGCCAACTCGGCACTCTTGCACTCGATCGCAGTTCGccttaatttgaatgaaaatcaaTTGTTATTAGCCACAGTGAAGACTGACGCTTTTGTTGCGCTGGATTCTGCGCCACCAAATAGTGATTCACTGGAGGGTATGCAACACCAAGTTATAACACAGGAAGACTTGCAGGAAATCGCACAAGAACAATTTAGGGGCTTAACATATGTTTACCTTAATGTGCCCAATACGGATCCAAGTACTTTGGAAATCTTAGGCATACCCGCTCTAGAGACGCCCACAATTGAG ATCAACACTGATGTTGTGGATGCAGTGCAAATGAATTCAAATGCGATGCACACCATTAATTCCTCCTTTGGTGAAAACACGTCAAACCTTTCGCAAAAGAACTGTCAGTCCTCCGGAAACTCACGCGAATCACCTCTCCTTCCCGCTACTTCTACGTTGACAGGCCAGGAATCTAACTCTGAAGACAGCAGTTTAAGTGACGGCGATCGCACACTTGTCGAATCGATGAACAATCGTTGCGGTGGTGACAGTCAAATTTCATCCACCAGTAATTCACCTTATCTGTCCAGCCCTGAGGATGATGCGTACAATAAAGCCAATTCGCTGAAACGCATTCACGACCTCTTCCAAATGGCACCCGATCGCACAATGGAGACTGCTTCGCAGTCACGCAACAATAATACGCCACAATTCTTCTATGCGGAAAAAATCAATGCGGTTGACCCCAGCACAATCTCATCAAGTATCCACAGCAGTAGCGCAAACGATCCAAACGAGGAGTTGGCACGCAAGCCGACACACTCGTATAAAATCATAGTAGATCCGCACATGAAGATGTCAACGTTTACGCGGCATGTTGAATCTCTGATTGGTATTTCGTCGAACTATTTCAAGTTACAACACAAATACGAAGTCATCGATCTAATGTCCACAGTGCTCTTCGTAAGTATGGGCGAAACGTTGAGCATTGAGCTGGGGAAAAAACTGCAACCGGATGAACACAAAGCGAAGATCTCATTTATGCGCCTGTCAGAACTAGACAATGATACTGGTAAGTTGCCCTGTATTTGTGAATGGGTCTATAAAGCCAGCATGACGGTTGGCGAGGCAAAAAAAGAACTAATAGCGAAGTTGCATCGCATTGATGCTAAATACAAAACGCTTCTGTTGAATAATTGCCGCCTGTGGCTGAAAGGTGGGCGCAATCCTATTAAAATCATGAGCGACGACGAAACATTAGGGACTGATCTGCGCTCATCGGTGGCAGCGGAG TTCCTCGTTCAAGAGTGTGAGGATGGTGTAAATCCACAAGTTGGCGAGGACAGTCTTACCATTTTTGTAAGGCGTTGGTATGCGGATAAGTTGCAATTGGATAAATTCCAGGAAATCACACTAGAAA aaaataatgaaataagagaGGAGTTGGCCAAAATCACCGACATCCGACAAGAGCATATAGCCTACAGTAAG ATAAATGGTTCTTTCCCGTGCACAAACATTTCTTTGTTGAGTATCAACAGCACGCTTAGTTGGTTCTCGATACCAGCAACATTGGACAAATATCCACTAACCACAACAGTAAATGGAAATGTCTACTTTTACAA AGATGTTACCAAAGCACCCAAAGAACCGACTACCGAAGAGAGGCGCGAACTGAGCGCCCGCGAGAAGCTGCGTCTTGATCGTTTAGGCTGCATGTCAACGTCACTATATTCACCGCGACGCGAGCGTGCTCTTAAAATATATCTTGATTCGCCACAATCCAACAACAACAGTAGTACAACGACGACGTCTTCATCTGCGTCGACAGTAATAGGGGCGCCAGCAGCACAATCGGCGGAAGATTAA
- the LOC129241346 gene encoding probable trafficking protein particle complex subunit 2 yields MATYYFVIVGHNDNPIFEMEFTTVNKEMRKEDSRHLSQFIAHAALDLVDEHKWRTANMQLKSIDRFNQWFVSAFVTASQIRFIIVHDNKNDDGIRNFFNEMYETYIKHSINSFYKINTPIKSPIFEKKAQLFGRKCLLSL; encoded by the exons ATGGCAAcgtattattttgttattgttggacACAATGACAATCCTATCTTTGAAATGGAGTTCACTACTGTTAATAAAGAAATGCGT AAAGAGGATAGTCGGCATTTAAGCCAATTTATTGCACATGCTGCATTAGATCTCGTGGATGAGCACAAGTGGAGAACAGCTAATATGCAACTTAAATCCATCGACAGGTTTAATCAGTGGTTCGTCTCCGCATTTGTCACTGCCAGCCAAATACGGTTTATCATCGTGCATGACAACAAAAATGATGACGGTATAAGgaacttttttaatgaaatgtacGAAACATATATTAAGCATTCGATTAactcattttataaaataaacacgCCCATAAAATCGCCGATTTTCGAGAAGAAAGCACAACTATTCGGGCGAAAGTGTTTGTTATCACTGTAA